From Vibrio splendidus, a single genomic window includes:
- the recA gene encoding recombinase RecA, which translates to MDENKQKALAAALGQIEKQFGKGSIMRLGDNRTMDVETISTGSLSLDIALGAGGLPMGRIVEVYGPESSGKTTLTLELIAAAQRVGKTCAFVDAEHALDPIYAQKLGVDIDALLVSQPDTGEQALEICDALARSGAIDVLVIDSVAALTPKAEIEGEMGDSHMGLQARMLSQAMRKLTGNLKQSNCMAIFINQIRMKIGVMFGNPETTTGGNALKFYASVRLDIRRTGAIKDGDEVVGNETRIKVVKNKIAAPFKQAETQILYGKGFNREGELIDLGVKNKLVEKAGAWYSYKGDKIGQGKSNSCKHLRENPEIALELDTKLRELLLTPAVLEEKGAEKEEENEEL; encoded by the coding sequence ATGGACGAGAATAAACAAAAAGCGTTAGCTGCAGCCCTTGGTCAGATTGAAAAGCAATTTGGTAAAGGTTCTATCATGCGTCTTGGTGATAACCGCACAATGGACGTAGAAACTATTTCTACAGGCTCTCTATCTCTAGATATCGCACTAGGTGCTGGTGGCTTACCGATGGGACGTATCGTTGAAGTTTACGGTCCAGAATCATCAGGTAAAACAACGCTAACGCTTGAGCTTATTGCTGCAGCGCAGAGAGTGGGTAAAACGTGTGCATTCGTGGATGCGGAACACGCACTTGACCCTATCTACGCTCAAAAGTTGGGTGTTGATATCGATGCTTTGCTTGTATCTCAACCTGATACCGGTGAACAAGCTCTAGAAATCTGTGATGCACTGGCTCGTTCAGGTGCTATCGATGTTCTTGTTATTGACTCGGTTGCTGCACTAACACCTAAAGCTGAGATCGAAGGCGAGATGGGCGATAGCCACATGGGTCTTCAAGCACGTATGCTTTCTCAAGCAATGCGTAAGCTGACAGGTAACCTTAAACAGTCTAACTGTATGGCTATCTTCATTAACCAAATTCGTATGAAAATTGGTGTAATGTTCGGTAACCCAGAAACAACAACCGGTGGTAATGCACTTAAGTTCTACGCATCTGTTCGTCTTGATATTCGCCGTACTGGTGCAATCAAAGATGGTGATGAAGTTGTTGGTAACGAGACTCGTATCAAGGTTGTTAAGAACAAGATTGCTGCACCATTCAAACAAGCTGAAACTCAAATCCTTTACGGTAAAGGCTTCAACCGCGAAGGTGAGCTTATCGATTTAGGTGTTAAGAATAAGCTAGTAGAGAAAGCGGGCGCTTGGTACAGCTACAAAGGCGACAAGATCGGCCAAGGTAAATCGAACTCTTGTAAGCACCTACGTGAAAACCCAGAGATCGCTCTGGAACTTGACACTAAGCTTCGTGAATTGCTACTGACTCCTGCTGTTCTTGAAGAGAAAGGCGCAGAGAAAGAAGAAGAAAACGAAGAGCTATAA
- the pncC gene encoding nicotinamide-nucleotide amidase encodes MQTTQALSEKLGHLLAKYKHVLVTAESCTGGGVASAVTDIAGSSAWFDRAFVTYSNEAKQEMIGVQLETLVEFGAVSEPVVIEMAHGALQHSNGTISVSISGIAGPGGGTEDKPVGTVCFAWKAVNGWNKVGTHVFTGDRSQVRQQATHHALQVIYDYLSMEDK; translated from the coding sequence ATGCAGACGACTCAAGCTCTTAGTGAAAAACTCGGACACTTACTTGCGAAGTATAAACATGTATTAGTGACGGCTGAATCTTGCACTGGCGGTGGTGTTGCTAGCGCGGTAACGGATATCGCAGGGAGCTCCGCATGGTTTGACCGTGCTTTTGTGACCTACAGTAATGAAGCGAAACAAGAGATGATCGGTGTTCAGCTTGAAACCTTAGTTGAGTTTGGTGCTGTGAGTGAGCCAGTGGTTATAGAAATGGCTCACGGGGCGCTACAACATTCAAACGGCACTATTTCTGTGTCTATCAGCGGTATTGCTGGCCCGGGCGGCGGCACGGAAGATAAACCCGTAGGGACTGTGTGTTTTGCTTGGAAAGCAGTAAATGGGTGGAACAAAGTAGGAACGCATGTATTTACAGGCGATAGATCACAAGTACGCCAACAAGCTACGCACCATGCCCTACAAGTTATTTATGATTACCTATCAATGGAAGACAAGTAA